AAGTAAACGAAAAGCTTGCATTTGCACTTGCAAGCAAGACCATCTTTAATGCGTTTGATAGCGGAGCTGATTTTTTACTAGCTAGCAATGATACTGAGTTTTATATGTTTGACACACTTTCAAAAAAGCTTGAAAAATTTGCAAACAGAAGTTTGCAGGATTTTTATATTTTAAGAGTTAGCGAACTGATAGAGCTTGAAAATGGCAAAATTCCAGCAAGCCTAAAAGAGCATACGCTAAAAGTAAATCTAGTCTAAAACTAGAGAATTTATTTTTGCAAAGTCACATTTTGCTCGCTTAAGGCTTCTTCTTTTTCGTCTTCTTGCCTTATCTCATCGTACCTTGCTTTGGCATTTTCATAAACACCAGCTGGAAGGCTTATGTTTAAATCATCCCTTAAGCTCATCACATCATCACAAGCATTTTGGTAGCCAAGGTCGCAGCTTTTCATATAATAACTCACACCAAGCTCGATATTTGAGTGCTTTTTTAGATCACTATCCATTTGCTCATTTATCTCTTCATTTACAAACATATCGCCCAAAGCTTCGCACGAAAGCACATCTTTTTGCTCACAGCCATCATAAAAAATTTCATACGCAGTTGCGTAATCTCCGGCATTTAGCGCCTCAATGCCTCTGTCATAATCATCGATGTCAAAGCTAAATGCTAAATTTAAAGCTAGGATTAAAAAAACTATTTTTTTCATATAAAGCTCGGTGCGTCGTTTGAAAATAGTATAAGATCGCCAGCACGCGTATTTTGAGCTAGAATTTCTTGCATTTTATTTTTATCCTTTAAGATGATGATCTTTGGCTTTACGATGTGCTTTAGTAAAACTTCAGCATTTAGTGAGCTTGTGATGATGACAAGATCAAAAATTTCATTTATCACCTTGGCTAAATTTGCATTTTGCTCCGCATCACTCTCGACGATGCCTGGTGTTAGTAGCACTTTTCTGCCAGCATATGTACTTACAAGCTCGTAGCTTGCACTCATACCTGAGAAATTCCCATTAAAACTATCATCAATTATCAGCTTGCCGCCAGCCTCGATCTTGCTTAGGCGGTGCTCGACGTTTTTCATCTTAGATAGCGCTCTATCTACCGCCTCATCGCTCATTTTTAGGTATTTTGCCACCTTGATGCAAACGGCTAAATTTGTAGCGTTAAATTTGCCAAGTAGCGGTGAAGCATAGTTTTTGCCATCAAGCGTAAATGAAATTCCATCTAAATTTGCATTTATATCTTTTAGGCTCTCATCGTAAATTTCTAAATTTTGGCTTGGCTCTTTCTTTGTCGAGCTATGTAAAAATGCCATTTGCAAACGGTTGCTTTGAAGTGCTTCAAGCTTGGTAGAGCGGATATTATCAAGTGTTTTAAAGTACTCAATGTGTTGCGCGCCAATCTCGCCTACAATTACGATTTGTGGATTTAAAAATCTAGTGATCTCTAGGATGTCGCCCTTTAGCCTAGCGCCTGCTTCAGCGATGTAAATTTGCGTTTGCTCGTTTAAATTTTCATTGATATCTTTGATGATGCCAGCCATTGTATTTACGCTGCGAGGCGTCTTGTAGCAGACGAAGCTATCTTTTAAAATTTCAAAAAGAAAATTTTTGATGCTAGTTTTGCCGTAGCTTGCTGTGATCAAGATGATTTTTAGATCTTTATTTGCACCCAGTTTTTTAAGTGCCTTATTTTTAAAGCCTTGAAATTTTATCTTTTCTAAAATTTCACTAAAAAATAGGCTCACGACCAAGACAAAAAGTGGCATAGGAGCCAAAAACGCCTTGTGGATGATGAAATTTAAAGCGTAGTTTAAGATGATAGCACAAGCAAGGATCACAAAAAAATGCTTGATCCTAGCAGTAAAAACTAACTTTTTATCAAGTTTTTTATGCCACATATAAAGTGCTGGCAAAAGTGCAAAGTAAAAATAGATAAAAAACCACTTGCCAGTCGTGTAAAATAGCACCAAAGGCACGATGAAGAAAAAGACGTGCCAAGCGGGCTTTGTGAAGTGAAAGAGTACGCGCTCAGGCTTATATGAAAACCACTGAAAGCAAGTAATCACATAAAAAGTGAGCGCAAAGATAAATAAAACTGTGCTTATGCTTAAAAATATATTCATCTTATCTCCTCGATCCCGCTCTCATCGTCATCTATCACGACATTTTTAGCCTCATTTAGCTCAAAATTTATCCCTTTTTCTATCTCTTCGCTTATAAATTTAGCGTGAAGCAAAAAGAAAAAATGATCACCACTAAGCGGAAAAAATGAACTATTTTTTATGAGCTTATGTATACTCTCCCCGCTTGTTATAGGCGTTGCCTTGTCATTTTCGCCCCAGAATATCAAAGCCTTGCCACTAAAGTCAGCAAAATGCTTCGTAAAATCCTCATCAACTACGTTTTTTAGGGTCTCATACATCACTCTACTCATACCGCTCACATCTTTTGTGGCAAAGAGTTTATAAAATTTTCCAAATCCAAAAAGCTTAAAAATTTTAAAAATAACGATCTTTGCGCGCACGATAAATGGCTTTTTGACAACTATGCCAGCTGAGCTCAAAAGCACAAGATATGGCGGCTTTAGAAGCGTTGCGACCTTGCCACCAAAGCTATGACCTACTATAATATCTGGCTTTATGCCAAGCTCAGCGCAAAAATTTTCAACGATTTTTGCATAATCACTTGTTTTTAAAGGATCAGTAATTGAGCTTTTACCAAAACCTGGCATATCGATATAAACGTGGCAAAACTCGTTTAGATAGTGCCCAAAAGCCTTTTTCATTATCTCTTTGTTTGCACCCCAGCCGTGCAAGAAAAGCACTATTTTTTTGCATTTCGGATTTACTACTTCGTAGCTGATCTCATACTCGTCTGAGCCGTACTTTACCGCCCTACTCGCCATCGTTCTCTCTTTTTTTTGCAGTATAAATGCTCTCAAGCACACTCACTGCTTCGCAAAGGCGCTCATACTCTTCCATATTTAAAAGCACTGCTTCAAATTTATTATTTTTTACAATAACCGCTCTTTTTAATTCATTAGCTCCCACACGAGAGAGTACCGAACTAAAATTTCTAACCACTTCAGTTGCTGTATAAATTTCATCTTTTGTAAAAGTTACCATTGTCGCTCTTTGTGTAAAATTTTACGTAAAATATCACAAACTACTTTATAATCTACTAAATGGTCTAAATTTTCCCACGACCTTTTACTGAAGTGATCGAGTTTATAAAGCTATAATCGATCTTTATATTACGCTCTCTTGGAAGTGAGTTTGCAAGAGCATTTAAAGTACTCTCAAAATCCTCAAATAGATAGTTTGCAAGGCTTCCTGGGTTTGGATTTATCTCATTTAGATAGACCTCATCATCTATCACAAAGAAGTCGCATCTAATGATCGCTCCGTCAAAACCGCAATCATAAATTTTTGAAAAGTTAAATTTAAGCTTTTGTTTTAGCTCCTCAGAAATTTCAGCCTCTTTTACCTTGTTTTCATTTGAAAAGCTAAGATATTTTTGCTCGTAGTCAAGAAATTCTTTCTTTTTTGGCTCTTCGATGATAGAAAATTTTATCTTTCCATCTATCTTACAGCCTGCAAGGTTATACTCTTTTACTCCCTTTATAAAAGGCTCGACAAGCACATCTTTATCAAACTCAAATGCTATGTCTTTTGCATAAGCTAGCTCGCTGGCGTCATGCACTATATTTACGCCGATACTACTTCCAAGTCTTGCTGGCTTTAAAATAATAGGATAGTGAAATTTTGGCTGGCTCTCACGAGTTAGCATCTCATAGTCAAGCGCCTTTACGCCAGCTTTTTGCGCTAGAAATTTAGTAAGCTCTTTGTTGTAGCTAAGCGCACTTACTTCAAGCCTTGGACCTATATATTTTATGCCGTAAAAGTCAAAAAGCGCTGCTATCTTGCCATCTTCGCCGTCCATGCCATGGATCAAATTTATAATAACATCACACTCTACTTTTTTATCGCCAAAAAGAGAGTGTATGAAAAATCCGCCTTTAGATAAAATGAGCTTTTTTGAATTTTTGTATTTACCAGAGCTAAAAAAATTTGCTCTCATATCTTTTTGCTCGATAAGATAAAAGTCTCTATTTGCGTCGCAAAATATAAATTTTAGCTCTTGTTTTAGGACATTTTTTAAAACTATCGCACTAACTATGCTTATCTCATGTTCATAGCTCTTTGCTCCAAATATCACACCTAAATTCATCTTTTTAATCCTTATCCTAATTTCTTTAATGCTTCTTTTATAAGATCACTCGTATTTTCACTCTTACACTCAGGCAAAATTTTCACTATCTTCTCACGTTTAAAGCCAAGCGCCTCAAGTGCCAAAAGTGCCTCATTTTGGTAGCTTGGCACACTCTCGTCACTTATTAGCTTTGCGTCACTTAGCTCGGCTATAATGCGTCTAGCAGTCTTTGGTCCGATGCCTGGCACGCTTTTAAAAGTATCTGCATCGCCGCTTATTATGGCGTTTGTAAATGCTTGCGAGCTAAGGCTTGAGCAAACCGCCATTGCTGTGCTAGCTCCGATACCATTTAATTTAATAAGCATCTCAAACATCTTTTGCTCATTTGCATCCAAAAAGCCGTAAAGTAAATTTGCATCCTCTCTTATGATCTGCGTTATGGCAAGCTCGACTTTTTCGCTCTTGCTAAGCTTGGCTGAGCAAAAAAGTGAGATAAAAATTCCATAGCTTACACCGCTATTTGTCTTTAACACCACAAATGCAGGGTCTTTTTTGCTGACGACACCTTCGATCGCTTTTATCATCATTTAACCTTTTATTCTTAGAAATTTGTATCTGTGTAGTCTTCTAATTTATTTGACTTTTTGATCTTATACTCAGCCTCATCGCCATCGCCGATCTTCTCCAAAGTAATGGCATGAGCGGTTTCATTTTGCTTTGAGATATAAGTGACATTTTGTGGAGGATCAACGATAACAAATCTAATCTCATTTAGTTCAACCCAGTTGCCTCTATTTATCACTTTTGCAGAAAATATTCCATTTTGCATGATTTCAAGCTCATCTTTTAGAGTAGCTAGCAACTCTTTTTTATCTTTAAAAATTTTTAACAAAGTGTTGTATTCATTGACTAGACCTTGATACTCTTTTAGCTTTTTCATAAAGGTAACTGGCGGTATCACTTTAGCTTTTGAGAGCTCTTCTACCTTTGCTTTTATGGTATAAATCGAGTCTTTATTTTCATTTATGACATTTTTCTTTGTTTCAATATTTTTTAGAAGAGAGGCAAGCTCTGCTTTTGTATTTTCGATCTTATTTAATTGCTCTTGCGTAGCCTCAGCACTTTCAGGCATTTTGCTAGTATCGATTATAAATTTATTGTCAGTGCCTCTTAGATATCTTACGTCTATTAAGTGTGAAGCTGTGATAGTGCAGTTTGAGCCAAGCGTATTTATTTGGATATTTTGAGCGGTTATAGAGCCACCAACGACGCTATTTATCTTAACTCTTTTTGCTACGACATTTCCGCCTTCTAGCCTATCTATCTCGACATTTTCAGCTTCAACCTTACCGATATGGATAGAAATTTTTGCATTCTTTGCATAAATTTTAGCCTTTTGGTGTGTTTGACCGCCGATTATTACTTCATTTGCTTTAACCATCGCATTTGCACCGACGTTTCCTTTAACCTCGATCTCGTCAGCCTCCACGATGATGCCAGTGCCAATGGCATCTTTTATAGTATCAGTTTCCCTAACCACCAAAGTTACATTTGTATCAGTACCTGCTTGAATAGAGCCAGTTGTTTTAAAATTTGCTTCATTTATCTCTATACGCTCTTCAATATCAAATGAGCCATTTTTCTCAACTACATATCCTGATTTTTTAGCGATATATATTATGCTATCGTCATTTTCTACTCTCTCTATATTTTCGCTTATACTTATCTCTTTGCCAGTATCTTCTTTTGGCTTTTCTACTGCTAATAATTTGCCTCTCGCATCACGGCCATTTTGCCCTTCGTGAGACTTTTTCTCTTCCATTATCACTTCATCTTGTGCCACGCCAAAAACAAAACCTCTATCAGCGTAATCAATCTTATCTTCCTCTTTTATCGCATCAAGTTTATCTTTGTAGTAGTAAAGTATCTTTGCATCGGTAGCTTTTTTTGGATTTATACCTTGTGTTATGTTTAGTATGTAGTCTTTATCAAGTTCGCCCTTTACATGCACAACTGAGGCGATTTGTTTTAACTCGTCTTTTAGTTTGCCGATTCTTATACCTATTAAAATTTGAGCTTTCATAAGCTGTTTGGCGATATATTCAAAAAGTTTATCTTCGTAATGCTGTTCGTATTCACAATCTTTTGTGGCTTTTACCTTTGCGACTACTTTTGTAACCGTTGAATTTACACCGATTTCTATCTTTGGAAGCTTTGGTACAGCATTTAGCCTAACATCAAAAAATTCCACGTCATAGACCTGCTCGATCTCTAGTGTCTCGTCAAGATAAAATGCATTATCATCAAAAAAGTCTAAATTTTCTTCAGGGACAAAAACTAGCTCTTCATTATCTTTATTTTTATAATAAGTCAAAATATCTAAAATTTTAAAATCTATAAATTCTACCGGTACGCTGTGTTGCTTGCTTAGTTCTTTAAGCGATATATAAGGCGTTGAAGTTTGAATTTGCGTTGGCGGTAAAAATCTCTCGTTTTCTTGCACGTTCTCGCTCAAAATTGATCCATTTCACATAAAATTTGGCTCTTATTATCGCCAAAATTTTATTAAATTTAGGTTATGTAAGCTTTAAAGCATCTTTTGTTACTATTGCGTTTTCAAATTTAATTTAGGCGAGCGATGTTTATAAAAGGTTTTTTTTCAAACTCAGTTGGCATTATGGTTTCA
This genomic interval from Campylobacter concisus contains the following:
- a CDS encoding alpha/beta fold hydrolase, producing the protein MASRAVKYGSDEYEISYEVVNPKCKKIVLFLHGWGANKEIMKKAFGHYLNEFCHVYIDMPGFGKSSITDPLKTSDYAKIVENFCAELGIKPDIIVGHSFGGKVATLLKPPYLVLLSSAGIVVKKPFIVRAKIVIFKIFKLFGFGKFYKLFATKDVSGMSRVMYETLKNVVDEDFTKHFADFSGKALIFWGENDKATPITSGESIHKLIKNSSFFPLSGDHFFFLLHAKFISEEIEKGINFELNEAKNVVIDDDESGIEEIR
- a CDS encoding Mur ligase family protein gives rise to the protein MNIFLSISTVLFIFALTFYVITCFQWFSYKPERVLFHFTKPAWHVFFFIVPLVLFYTTGKWFFIYFYFALLPALYMWHKKLDKKLVFTARIKHFFVILACAIILNYALNFIIHKAFLAPMPLFVLVVSLFFSEILEKIKFQGFKNKALKKLGANKDLKIILITASYGKTSIKNFLFEILKDSFVCYKTPRSVNTMAGIIKDINENLNEQTQIYIAEAGARLKGDILEITRFLNPQIVIVGEIGAQHIEYFKTLDNIRSTKLEALQSNRLQMAFLHSSTKKEPSQNLEIYDESLKDINANLDGISFTLDGKNYASPLLGKFNATNLAVCIKVAKYLKMSDEAVDRALSKMKNVEHRLSKIEAGGKLIIDDSFNGNFSGMSASYELVSTYAGRKVLLTPGIVESDAEQNANLAKVINEIFDLVIITSSLNAEVLLKHIVKPKIIILKDKNKMQEILAQNTRAGDLILFSNDAPSFI
- the ruvA gene encoding Holliday junction branch migration protein RuvA, with amino-acid sequence MIKAIEGVVSKKDPAFVVLKTNSGVSYGIFISLFCSAKLSKSEKVELAITQIIREDANLLYGFLDANEQKMFEMLIKLNGIGASTAMAVCSSLSSQAFTNAIISGDADTFKSVPGIGPKTARRIIAELSDAKLISDESVPSYQNEALLALEALGFKREKIVKILPECKSENTSDLIKEALKKLG
- a CDS encoding type II toxin-antitoxin system Phd/YefM family antitoxin, producing MVTFTKDEIYTATEVVRNFSSVLSRVGANELKRAVIVKNNKFEAVLLNMEEYERLCEAVSVLESIYTAKKRENDGE
- a CDS encoding D-alanine--D-alanine ligase, which gives rise to MNLGVIFGAKSYEHEISIVSAIVLKNVLKQELKFIFCDANRDFYLIEQKDMRANFFSSGKYKNSKKLILSKGGFFIHSLFGDKKVECDVIINLIHGMDGEDGKIAALFDFYGIKYIGPRLEVSALSYNKELTKFLAQKAGVKALDYEMLTRESQPKFHYPIILKPARLGSSIGVNIVHDASELAYAKDIAFEFDKDVLVEPFIKGVKEYNLAGCKIDGKIKFSIIEEPKKKEFLDYEQKYLSFSNENKVKEAEISEELKQKLKFNFSKIYDCGFDGAIIRCDFFVIDDEVYLNEINPNPGSLANYLFEDFESTLNALANSLPRERNIKIDYSFINSITSVKGRGKI
- a CDS encoding flagellar assembly protein A, yielding MSENVQENERFLPPTQIQTSTPYISLKELSKQHSVPVEFIDFKILDILTYYKNKDNEELVFVPEENLDFFDDNAFYLDETLEIEQVYDVEFFDVRLNAVPKLPKIEIGVNSTVTKVVAKVKATKDCEYEQHYEDKLFEYIAKQLMKAQILIGIRIGKLKDELKQIASVVHVKGELDKDYILNITQGINPKKATDAKILYYYKDKLDAIKEEDKIDYADRGFVFGVAQDEVIMEEKKSHEGQNGRDARGKLLAVEKPKEDTGKEISISENIERVENDDSIIYIAKKSGYVVEKNGSFDIEERIEINEANFKTTGSIQAGTDTNVTLVVRETDTIKDAIGTGIIVEADEIEVKGNVGANAMVKANEVIIGGQTHQKAKIYAKNAKISIHIGKVEAENVEIDRLEGGNVVAKRVKINSVVGGSITAQNIQINTLGSNCTITASHLIDVRYLRGTDNKFIIDTSKMPESAEATQEQLNKIENTKAELASLLKNIETKKNVINENKDSIYTIKAKVEELSKAKVIPPVTFMKKLKEYQGLVNEYNTLLKIFKDKKELLATLKDELEIMQNGIFSAKVINRGNWVELNEIRFVIVDPPQNVTYISKQNETAHAITLEKIGDGDEAEYKIKKSNKLEDYTDTNF